One window of Nymphaea colorata isolate Beijing-Zhang1983 chromosome 1, ASM883128v2, whole genome shotgun sequence genomic DNA carries:
- the LOC116249174 gene encoding putative pentatricopeptide repeat-containing protein At3g01580 encodes MQSGKTLAKRIQHQIHRHHFDAIGDSRFSYLFLQACKDGNSIHQLHSLLHKTGLVAGSDFYRTKLVALYGSLGEMESARKMFDEKPQRKVYLWNAMLRSYCKEKLWDETLNLFWEMKRLGIETDNYTVPLALKACGGLSALKIAKQIHGSIVGTVMEGDMFVGAALIDVYSKCEAMENAYLVFTRYPQPDVVLWTSMVSGYQQNNSGKEAVEFFSRMLLAGISPDTITLISVLSACNQLGSIQGGRCCHCYIIRRGLDWNLSLSNALLHLYSKLGVIDVASRIFNRMQNRDVISWSSMIGGYVQNQQAEEALDAYKKMLNRGVEPNHVTVVSALQACAAACALEEGKRIHELTVRKGFEMETSVSTALLDMYMKCSHIDEALELFSRMPNKDVVAWAALISGYALNGLSDKSLGVFHDMLLSNTLPDAVTIVKVLSSCAQSGNLQQALCLHGYLIRSGFDQKVFVGASLIDLYSKCGSLANAAEVFRKLEEKDVVAWSSIIAGYGIHGLGFEAFQLFEQMLQTGLKPNHITFISVLSACSHGGRVDEAWKLFNSMVHEHKVIPRAEHYACMVDVLGRTGQLGKALELINNMPVEANSQLWGALLGACRIHGDIDLAELAASKLFHLDPNHRGYYVLLSNIYADGARWDGVANMRIMMKRKKLTQVPGISSIEVGNNVYSFLAGDRLHQESKEIYNLVKRLGVMMREEGYIPDGDYISSEGVEC; translated from the coding sequence ATGCAAAGTGGGAAGACGTTGGCCAAACGAATCCAGCACCAGATTCACCGCCACCATTTTGACGCCATCGGTGATTCCAGATTCTCATACCTCTTCCTGCAAGCATGCAAGGACGGCAACTCTATCCACCAACTGCACTCCCTGCTGCACAAGACCGGCCTTGTGGCTGGCAGCGACTTCTACAGGACCAAACTCGTCGCCCTCTACGGTAGCCTGGGGGAGATGGAATCCGCACGGAAGATGTTCGATGAAAAGCCTCAGAGAAAAGTCTACCTCTGGAACGCCATGCTCAGAAGCTATTGCAAAGAGAAACTGTGGGACGAAACACTGAATCTGTTTTGGGAGATGAAGAGGTTAGGCATTGAGACGGACAACTACACAGTCCCCCTTGCTCTCAAAGCCTGTGGCGGATTATCGGCGCTCAAAATTGCCAAGCAGATTCATGGCTCCATTGTAGGTACTGTTATGGAAGGAGATATGTTTGTGGGTGCAGCTCTGATCGATGTGTACTCGAAGTGTGAAGCCATGGAGAACGCTTACCTAGTTTTTACGAGATACCCACAACCGGATGTTGTTCTTTGGACATCCATGGTCAGTGGGTACCAACAGAATAACAGCGGAAAGGAGGCAGTGGAGTTCTTCTCTAGAATGCTTTTAGCTGGAATCTCGCCAGACACAATTACTCTGATTAGCGTCCTGTCAGCCTGTAACCAATTGGGGAGTATCCAGGGCGGAAGATGTTGTCATTGCTACATAATTAGACGGGGTCTTGATTGGAACTTGTCACTGAGTAATGCTCTTTTGCATCTATACTCAAAGTTGGGAGTCATCGATGTGGCTAGCAGGATCTTCAATAGAATGCAGAACAGAGATGTGATATCATGGAGTTCTATGATTGGAGGCTACGTTCAGAACCAGCAGGCAGAAGAGGCGTTGGATGCTTACAAGAAGATGCTCAATAGAGGCGTGGAGCCAAACCATGTGACGGTTGTCAGTGCCCTGCAAGCCTGTGCTGCTGCTTGTGCTTTAGAAGAAGGCAAGAGAATACACGAACTCACTGTCCGCAAAGGCTTTGAGATGGAGACTTCTGTTTCCACTGCTCTTCTTGATATGTATATGAAGTGTTCACATATTGATGAAGCTCTTGAACTTTTCTCTCGGATGCCTAACAAGGATGTTGTTGCTTGGGCTGCTCTGATCAGTGGTTATGCACTAAATGGTCTTTCTGACAAGTCCCTGGGCGTCTTCCACGACATGTTATTGTCCAATACTTTGCCTGACGCAGTTACCATTGTAAAAGTTCTCTCGTCATGTGCACAATCGGGTAACTTGCAGCAGGCTTTGTGCCTTCATGGTTACTTGATTCGAAGTGGTTTTGACCAGAAGGTTTTTGTAGGCGCATCTCTGATAGATTTGTACTCGAAATGTGGCAGCTTAGCAAATGCAGCTGAAGTGTTCCGTAAGTTAGAAGAAAAAGATGTCGTTGCATGGAGTTCCATCATTGCAGGCTACGGAATTCATGGACTTGGGTTCGAAGCTTTTCAGCTGTTTGAACAGATGCTACAGACTGGACTGAAACCCAACCACATAACCTTCATCTCAGTCCTGTCCGCTTGCAGCCACGGGGGTCGGGTTGATGAGGCATGGAAGCTTTTCAATAGCATGGTTCATGAACACAAGGTGATCCCAAGGGCAGAGCACTATGCGTGCATGGTTGATGTCCTTGGTCGCACTGGCCAATTGGGCAAGGCCTTGGAGTTAATCAACAACATGCCTGTTGAAGCTAATTCTCAACTGTGGGGTGCTTTACTTGGTGCATGTAGAATTCATGGGGATATAGATCTAGCAGAGCTCGCTGCTAGTAAGTTGTTCCATTTAGATCCCAACCACAGAGGCTATTATGTGCTTCTTTCTAATATATATGCAGATGGAGCTAGATGGGATGGTGTGGCAAATATGAGAATaatgatgaagaggaaaaaactGACGCAGGTACCTGGTATTAGTTCCATAGAAGTTGGAAATAATGTCTATTCTTTCTTGGCTGGAGATCGGTTACACCAGGAATCAAAGGAAATTTACAACCTGGTAAAGAGATTGGGAGTGATGATGAGGGAAGAAGGCTACATACCTGATGGCGATTATATATCAAGTGAGGGGGTTGAATGCTGA
- the LOC116248353 gene encoding uncharacterized protein LOC116248353, which translates to MDLQPEELQHLGPLAILRQAVTIARSSPKHFAALTLVLVFPLSFAILAHSLITHPLLAQLHHRHDSSSGSSPLAALLVFQSLYLLFLFSFSLLSTGAVVYSVACLYTSKSISFSALLSAIPRLLKPLFHTFLWVFFLMFLYYAAFVLCLLLALIFVDNDDDSFSLGIVLVIFFLGVFFGFLHIYIAAIWHLASVISVLEDSYGLAAMKKSRELLKGKMALAGMLVFVYLVACAIIGMIFSNVVVRGGEEYSTGVKFIVGFVLVGLLVLVNLVGLLVQSVFYYVCKAYHHQGIDKSALYDHLGGYLGEYVPLKSSIQMESLDM; encoded by the coding sequence ATGGATCTGCAACCGGAGGAGCTGCAACACCTGGGACCCCTGGCGATCCTGAGGCAGGCCGTGACCATCGCCCGCTCCTCCCCAAAGCACTTTGCCGCCCTCACCCTCGTCCTCGTCTTTCCTCTCTCCTTCGCCATCCTCGCCCACTCCCTGATTACCCACCCGCTATTGGCTCAACTCCACCACCGCCATGATTCCTCCTCCGGTTCCTCCCCGCTCGCCGCCCTCCTCGTCTTCCAGTCCCTCtaccttctcttcctcttctccttctccctcctttcCACCGGCGCCGTCGTTTACAGCGTAGCCTGTCTCTACACGTCCAAGTCCATTTCCTTCTCGGCCCTCCTCTCCGCTATCCCCCGCCTCCTCAAGCCCCTCTTCCACACCTTCCTGTGGGTCTTCTTCTTGATGTTTCTGTACTATGCTGCCTTCGTTCTTTGCCTCCTTCTCGCGCTCATCTTCGTGGACAACGATGACGATAGTTTCTCCCTCGGTATCGTTcttgtcatctttttcttggGTGTGTTCTTCGGCTTCCTCCACATCTACATCGCCGCGATTTGGCATCTTGCTAGCGTCATCTCGGTGCTTGAGGATTCCTACGGGCTGGCAGCGATGAAGAAGAGCAGAGAATTGTTGAAGGGGAAGATGGCTTTGGCTGGAATGCTGGTGTTTGTCTACTTGGTCGCCTGTGCGATTATCGGGATGATATTCAGTAATGTGGTTGTCCGCGGGGGAGAGGAGTACAGCACGGGGGTTAAATTCATTGTGGGGTTTGTGCTTGTGGGTCTTCTTGTTCTGGTCAATTTGGTCGGTTTGCTGGTGCAGAGTGTGTTTTACTACGTCTGCAAGGCTTACCATCATCAAGGCATTGATAAATCCGCGTTGTATGATCATCTCGGAGGCTATCTTGGGGAGTATGTGCCTCTGAAGAGCAGCATTCAGATGGAGAGTTTGGACATGTAG
- the LOC116245873 gene encoding uncharacterized protein LOC116245873: MMTSTDMAEEGRAWAANLKSLQLRMRNRFRVVVDRQRHRRWLVDHRHDHDYSSYSTILRRWVSRIPVLFAKPSSHLAIRCRRRVAVSEEFSEMDESIIMRMLRSVAVPIIGNACHVFMHGFNHIRVYGAEKLHQALLQRPKGKPLLTVSNHVASIDDPFIIASLLPPNVLFDAESLRWTLCATDRCFSNPLMSAFFQCVKVLPVSRGDGVYQKGMDMALSKLNRGGWVHIFPEGTRSRDGGITLGQPKRGVGRLVMDADDIPLVVPFIHSGMQEVMPIGSSFPKVGKQVTVVIGDPIRFDDLLLTVDDSQYSRSALYDAASQRIGDHLSQLKTEVDKLVVEQSMELDPTSNSQRANMILHQLDWEAFGMENHFPAEECLEPQSESPLLSQSYDLVSTSYSVKMNLPSGGGLVSRVRGFMDPTELMGFAVKGLLDTRKQRQSNFEDVGPVKVWKLYLEENIFGRWYCM; the protein is encoded by the exons ATGATGACTTCGACTGATATGGCAGAGGAGGGAAGGGCTTGGGCAGCCAACTTGAAATCGCTGCAACTGAGGATGAGGAACCGTTTCCGTGTTGTGGTCGATCGCCAGAGGCATCGGCGGTGGCTTGTCGATCACCGCCATGATCATGATTATTCCTCATATTCCACCATCCTCAGGAGATGGGTGTCGCGGATTCCCGTTCTTTTTGCGAAGCCTTCTTCTCATTTGGCAATCCGTTGCCGTCGTCGTG TTGCTGTCAGTGAGGAATTTAGTGAAATGGACGAGTCAATCATCATGCGCATGCTTCGTTCAGTGGCTGTTCCTATTATTGGAAATGCATGTCATGTCTTCATGCATGGGTTCAACCACATCCGA GTATATGGAGCAGAGAAACTACATCAAGCCTTATTGCAAAGACCTAAAGGCAAACCTCTTTTAACG GTCAGCaaccatgttgcatcaatagaTGATCCATTTATTATAGCATCCCTGTTACCTCCAAATGTTCTATTCGATGCTGAGAGTCTTAGATGGACACTTTGTGCTACAGATCGGTGCTTCAGCAATCCTTTGATGTCTGCATTTTTCCAATGTGTCAAAGTTCTACCTGTATCACGTGGTGATGGGGTCTACCAGAAG GGGATGGACATGGCACTTTCAAAACTTAACAGAGGTGGTTGGGTTCACATCTTTCCAGAGGGAACTCGTTCTCGTGATGGTGGCATAACTTTAGGGCAGCCTAAAAGAGGAGTCGGGAG GCTGGTCATGGATGCAGATGATATCCCTCTTGTGGTTCCCTTTATACACTCTGGGATGCAGGAAGTGATGCCCATAGGAAGCTCTTTCCCAAAGGTCGGAAAGCAG GTTACAGTTGTTATTGGCGACCCTATACGGTTTGATGATTTGCTTCTTACCGTGGATGATTCACAATATTCAAGATCAGCACTATACGATGCTGCATCACAGAGGATTGGTGACCACCTGAGTCAATTAAAAACTGAAGTAGACAAACTTGTGGTAGAACAGTCGATGGAACTTGATCCCACCAGCAATTCACAGCGGGCCAACATGATACTGCATCAGCTTGATTGGGAAGCTTTTGGGATGGAGAACCACTTCCCAGCCGAGGAATGCCTAGAACCTCAATCGGAATCTCCCCTGCTCAGTCAGTCGTATGACCTAGTATCCACCAGCTATTCTGTGAAAATGAATCTTCCAAGTGGAGGTGGTCTTGTGTCTAGGGTTCGTGGTTTTATGGATCCAACGGAGCTAATGGGCTTTGCTGTTAAAGGTTTGCTGGACACAAGGAAACAAAGACAGTCAAACTTTGAAGATGTTGGGCCTGTCAAAGTGTGGAAACTGTACTTGGAAGAAAACATTTTTGGAAGATGGTATTGCATGTAG
- the LOC116245793 gene encoding triacylglycerol lipase 2-like: MAGRISLVLAVFLSLTLRVAYCTTDVCLTVKSYGYDCHDYKVTTGDGYILTLQRVHAPPHGGRHRPDKPGRPVLLQHGVTMDGMAWVMNGAEQSLAFALADGGFDVWIANSRGTRFSRGHNHLTADTDRSYWSWTWVELANFDLAANVDFVYNHTGQKVYYVGHSLGTLTMLVSLSQHKLVDKLKAAALLTPIAHLNHITTGLLQLGANVYGGELLNLLGVSEFVPRSETVDHLLEKICVVHSLDCRDLFSAITGDNCCLNSTAMDLFLKYAPQATSTMTVVHFAQMVRTGNVTMYDFGNIFANLKHYGQLRPPVYNLAAIPADFPLFLSYGGRDALSDVKDVGLLLDELRDHQEDKLTVQLIEEYAHMDFIMAYNAGTKVNAPVLEFLNNNCQ, translated from the exons ATGGCCGGGAGGATTTCTTTAGTCTTGGCTGTCTTCCTGTCATTGACGTTGAGGGTTGCATATTGCACCACCGACGTCTGTCTGACTGTCAAATCTTACGGCTATGACTGCCATGACTACAAG GTGACTACAGGAGATGGTTACATTCTTACCCTGCAGAGGGTCCATGCACCTCCTCACGGCGGCCGCCATAGGCCGGACAAACCAGGACGGCCGGTGTTGCTTCAGCATGGTGTCACCATG GATGGGATGGCATGGGTGATGAACGGTGCAGAGCAAAGCTTGGCATTCGCCCTGGCCGACGGCGGGTTCGACGTGTGGATCGCTAACTCACGAGGCACCAGGTTCAGTAGGGGACACAACCATCTAACTGCAGATACCGACcgg AGTTACTGGTCATGGACATGGGTGGAGTTGGCAAACTTTGATTTGGCTGCCAACGTTGATTTTGTGTACAACCACACTGGACAAAAGGTTTACTATGTGGGTCATTCACTG GGCACCTTGACTATGTTGGTATCCCTTTCTCAACATAAGTTGGTGGACAAATTGAAAGCTGCCGCTCTCTTGACTCCAATCGCTCATCTCAACCATATCACCACAGGACTGCTCCAGCTTGGCGCAAACGTCTATGGTGGTGAA CTACTCAACTTGTTGGGCGTCTCTGAGTTTGTTCCTCGAAG TGAAACTGTAGATCATTTGCTGGAGAAAATATGTGTAGTTCATAGCCTGGACTGCAGAGATTTGTTCTCAGCCATAACTG GAGACAACTGCTGTCTCAATTCGACGGCGATGGACTTGTTCCTGAAATATGCTCCTCAAGCAACATCAACCATGACCGTGGTGCATTTTGCTCAAA TGGTCCGGACCGGAAATGTGACAATGTATGACTTCGGAAATATCTTTGCCAACTTGAAGCACTATGGCCAGTTGCGGCCGCCAGTGTACAACCTCGCCGCCATCCCGGCGGACTTCCCCCTCTTCCTCAGCTATGGAGGGAGGGATGCACTGTCGGACGTTAAAGACGTAGGTCTCTTGCTTGATGAGCTGCGTGATCACCAGGAGGACAAACTCACGGTTCAGCTGATTGAGGAATATGCACACATGGACTTCATCATGGCCTACAATGCCGGAACAAAAGTGAATGCACCCGTCCTTGAGTTCCTCAACAACAACTGCCAGTGA
- the LOC116252110 gene encoding 14 kDa zinc-binding protein-like has product MGFASVTHMASAISAASSSSSFLLRNGRPFGASRLGLACQTLFPKTFLARPSHNSRSLTCARASSDEEASARAAASSAESGAPTIFDKIISKEIPSTVVYEDERVLAFRDIDPQSPSHILLIPKIRDGLTQLSKAEPRHVDILGHLLYTAKLVAEKEGLSNGYRVVINNGPDGCQSVYHLHLHILGGRQMRWPPG; this is encoded by the exons ATGGGCTTCGCATCTGTCACACACATGGCGTCCGCCATCTCTGCTGCTTCTTCGTCCTCTTCTTTCTTACTCCG AAACGGACGGCCTTTCGGAGCATCGCGGCTGGGTCTGGCCTGTCAAACCCTTTTCCCAAAGACATTTTTAGCTCGCCCATCTCACAATTCCAG ATCCCTGACTTGCGCGAGAGCTTCTAGTGATGAAGAAGCATCTGCCAGAGCAGCTGCATCGTCTGCCGAAAGTGGAGCGCCTACAAT CTTCGACAAGATCATATCAAAGGAGATTCCTTCAACTGTAGTATATGAAGATGAGAGAGTCTTGGCATTTCGTGATATTGATCCACAATCTCCAAGTCATATTTTGCTGATTCCCAAGATTAGGGACGGACTAACTCAACTTTCCAAg GCTGAACCAAGGCATGTGGATATATTGGGTCATCTTCTTTACACTGCAAAATTAGTCGCAGAGAAGGAGGGTCTCTCAAATGGTTATCGAGTGGTCATCAATAATGGCCCCGATGGAT GTCAATCAGTTTACCATCTTCACCTGCATATACTTGGTGGAAGACAAATGAGATGGCCTCCAGGTTGA